The Hyphomicrobiales bacterium genome has a window encoding:
- a CDS encoding Predicted arabinose efflux permease, MFS family, whose protein sequence is MSAVTPPAPSSGFAPLRQKVFAVLWAATIIGNIGSFMRDVASAWLVTDLSGAPAAVALVQAAATLPIFLLAIPAGVLSDILDRRRFLIAIQLLLGCVSLSLMALASIGQLSVPALVGLTFLGGVGAALMAPTWQAIVPELVGKADLKSAVALNSLGINISRAIGPALGGLILAAFGAGYTYGADVLSYVIVIGALFWWQRPQGADDALSERFAGAFRAGLRYAKASRELHVVLLRAAIFFACASAVWALLPLVARNLLGGGAGFYGVLLGAVGAGAIGGAIVLPHLRAHLDADGLLLLSAVLTAAVMALLTLSPPQWLAILILLLLGAAWIVALTTLNGVAQAILPNWVRGRALAVYLTVFNGAMTAGSLGWGAVAEAAGIRGTLLIGAGALLIAGLVMHRIKLPAGEADLAPSNHWPEPLVAAEVGNDRGPVLILIEYSVPQADREDFLRAIHALSVERRRDGAYGWGITEDTADPDELVEWFMVSSWAEHLRQHRRVSKADADLQSEVRRFHVGETGPVVRHFLHVDPPQKEAKAGAGRKA, encoded by the coding sequence ATGAGCGCCGTCACCCCGCCGGCACCGTCCTCCGGCTTCGCGCCGCTGCGCCAGAAGGTCTTCGCCGTACTCTGGGCGGCAACGATCATCGGCAATATCGGCTCCTTCATGCGCGACGTCGCCAGCGCCTGGCTGGTGACCGACCTCTCCGGCGCGCCGGCCGCCGTCGCGCTGGTCCAGGCGGCGGCGACGCTGCCGATCTTCCTGCTCGCCATTCCGGCGGGCGTGCTCTCCGATATCCTCGACCGCCGCAGGTTCCTGATCGCCATCCAGCTCCTGCTCGGCTGCGTCAGCCTTTCGCTGATGGCGCTGGCGAGTATCGGCCAGCTCAGCGTGCCGGCTTTAGTCGGGCTGACCTTCCTCGGCGGCGTCGGCGCGGCGCTGATGGCGCCGACCTGGCAGGCGATCGTGCCCGAACTCGTCGGCAAGGCCGATCTCAAGAGCGCGGTCGCGCTCAACTCGCTCGGCATCAACATCTCGCGCGCGATCGGCCCGGCACTCGGCGGACTGATCCTCGCCGCCTTCGGCGCCGGCTACACCTATGGCGCCGACGTGCTGAGCTACGTCATCGTCATCGGCGCGCTATTCTGGTGGCAGCGTCCGCAAGGCGCCGACGATGCCTTGAGCGAGCGCTTCGCCGGGGCCTTCCGCGCCGGATTGCGCTACGCCAAGGCGAGCCGCGAGCTGCATGTCGTGCTGCTGCGCGCCGCGATCTTCTTCGCCTGCGCCAGCGCGGTCTGGGCCCTGCTGCCACTGGTCGCGCGCAATCTGCTCGGCGGCGGCGCCGGCTTCTACGGCGTTCTGCTCGGCGCGGTCGGAGCCGGCGCGATCGGAGGCGCCATCGTCCTGCCGCACCTGCGCGCCCATCTCGATGCCGACGGGCTCCTGCTGCTCTCGGCCGTTCTGACCGCCGCCGTGATGGCGCTGCTGACGCTCTCGCCGCCGCAATGGCTCGCGATCCTCATCCTGCTGCTGCTCGGCGCGGCCTGGATCGTGGCGCTGACGACGCTCAACGGCGTGGCGCAAGCGATCCTGCCCAACTGGGTGCGCGGCCGGGCGCTTGCCGTCTATCTCACCGTGTTCAACGGCGCGATGACCGCCGGCAGCCTCGGTTGGGGCGCGGTGGCGGAGGCCGCCGGCATCCGCGGCACGCTCCTGATCGGCGCGGGCGCGCTGCTCATCGCCGGGCTCGTGATGCACCGGATCAAACTGCCGGCCGGCGAGGCGGACCTTGCGCCCTCCAATCACTGGCCGGAACCGCTGGTCGCGGCGGAGGTCGGCAATGATCGTGGCCCCGTCCTGATCCTGATCGAGTACAGCGTCCCGCAGGCCGATCGCGAGGACTTCCTGCGGGCGATCCACGCGCTCTCGGTCGAGCGGCGGCGTGACGGCGCCTATGGCTGGGGCATCACCGAGGACACGGCCGATCCCGACGAGCTGGTCGAATGGTTCATGGTCTCGTCCTGGGCCGAGCATCTGCGCCAGCATCGCCGTGTCTCCAAGGCCGATGCCGACCTGCAGAGCGAGGTCAGGCGCTTCCATGTCGGGGAGACTGGGCCGGTGGTGCGCCACTTCCTCCATGTCGACCCGCCACAGAAAGAGGCGAAGGCGGGAGCAGGGAGAAAGGCATGA
- a CDS encoding Exoenzymes regulatory protein AepA precursor, producing MSPTRRQTTFGAAAGALTGLLGSAAAQTPGQGARPMTADLILRNGRFTTLDRGNPTASAVAVKDGTFLAVGGEAEVMAHAGPTTKIIDLKGRSALPGLIDNHLHIIRGGLNFNMELRWDGVRSLADAMNMLKRQVAVTPPPQWVRVVGGFTEHQFAEKRLPTIEELNAVAPDTPVFILHLYDRALLNGAALRAVGYSKDTPQPPGGEITRDANGNPTGLLLARPNANILYATLAKGPKLPFDYQVNSTRHFMRELNRLGVTGAIDAGGGYQNYPDDYAVIQKLSDDNQLTIRLAYNLFTQKPKQEKDDFLNWTKTSKYKQGNDYFRHNGAGEMLVFSAADFEDFREPRPDMPPEMEGDLEGVVRILAENRWPWRLHATYDETISRALDVFEKVDKDVPLKGLNWFFDHAETISERSIDRIAALGGGVAVQHRMAYQGEYFVERYGAAAAEATPPVARMLEKGIRTSAGTDATRVASYNPWVSLSWLVTGKTVGGLRITPQRNCLDRETALRMWTENVTWFSNEEGKKGRIAVGQFADLIVPDRDFFACPEDEISFISADLTVVGGKVVYGARDFASVDESAPPPAMPDWSPVRTFKGYAAWGEPEGAGKNSLRRAALNNCGCASSCNVHGHDHAGAWSSKLPVADLRSFWGALGCACWAV from the coding sequence ATGAGCCCGACGCGTCGCCAAACCACCTTCGGCGCCGCAGCCGGTGCCCTGACGGGCCTGCTCGGCAGCGCCGCCGCCCAAACTCCCGGCCAAGGAGCCCGCCCGATGACCGCCGATCTCATTCTCCGCAACGGCCGCTTCACCACGCTCGATCGCGGCAATCCGACGGCGAGTGCGGTCGCGGTCAAGGATGGCACCTTTCTCGCCGTCGGCGGCGAGGCCGAGGTCATGGCCCATGCCGGGCCGACCACGAAGATCATCGACCTGAAGGGTCGCAGCGCCTTGCCCGGCCTGATCGACAACCATCTCCACATCATCCGCGGCGGGCTCAATTTCAACATGGAGCTGCGCTGGGACGGCGTGCGCTCGCTCGCCGACGCGATGAACATGCTCAAGCGCCAGGTCGCGGTGACGCCGCCGCCGCAATGGGTGCGCGTCGTCGGCGGCTTCACCGAGCATCAGTTCGCGGAGAAGCGCCTCCCGACGATCGAGGAACTGAATGCGGTCGCGCCCGACACCCCGGTCTTCATCCTGCATCTCTATGATCGGGCGCTGCTGAACGGCGCCGCGTTGCGGGCCGTCGGTTACAGCAAGGATACGCCGCAGCCGCCCGGCGGCGAGATCACGCGCGACGCAAATGGCAATCCGACCGGCCTGCTGCTGGCCCGGCCGAACGCCAATATCCTCTATGCGACGCTGGCGAAGGGGCCGAAGCTGCCCTTCGACTATCAGGTCAACTCGACCCGCCATTTCATGCGCGAGCTCAACCGGCTCGGCGTCACCGGCGCGATCGATGCCGGCGGCGGCTACCAGAACTATCCCGACGACTACGCCGTCATCCAGAAGCTCTCGGACGACAACCAGCTCACCATCCGCCTCGCCTACAATCTGTTCACGCAGAAGCCCAAGCAGGAGAAGGACGACTTCCTCAACTGGACGAAGACCTCCAAGTACAAGCAGGGCAACGATTATTTCCGACATAACGGCGCCGGCGAGATGCTGGTCTTCTCGGCAGCCGATTTCGAGGATTTCCGCGAGCCTCGGCCCGACATGCCGCCGGAGATGGAGGGCGACCTCGAAGGCGTGGTGCGCATCCTCGCCGAGAACCGCTGGCCCTGGCGCCTGCACGCGACCTATGACGAGACGATCTCGCGGGCGCTCGACGTCTTCGAGAAGGTCGACAAGGATGTGCCCCTGAAGGGGCTGAACTGGTTCTTCGACCATGCCGAGACGATCTCGGAGCGTTCGATCGACCGCATCGCCGCGCTGGGCGGCGGCGTCGCCGTGCAGCACCGCATGGCCTATCAGGGCGAGTATTTCGTCGAGCGCTACGGCGCGGCCGCCGCCGAAGCGACCCCGCCGGTCGCCCGCATGCTGGAGAAGGGCATCAGGACCTCGGCCGGCACTGATGCCACCCGCGTCGCCTCCTACAACCCCTGGGTCTCGCTCTCCTGGCTCGTCACCGGCAAGACCGTGGGCGGCCTGCGGATCACGCCGCAGCGCAACTGCCTCGACCGTGAGACGGCGCTCAGGATGTGGACCGAGAACGTCACCTGGTTCTCGAACGAGGAAGGCAAGAAGGGCCGGATCGCGGTCGGCCAGTTCGCTGATCTCATCGTGCCCGACCGCGATTTCTTCGCCTGCCCGGAGGACGAGATCTCCTTCATCAGCGCGGACCTCACCGTCGTCGGCGGCAAGGTCGTCTATGGCGCGAGGGACTTCGCCAGCGTCGACGAGAGCGCCCCACCACCGGCGATGCCGGACTGGTCGCCGGTGCGCACCTTCAAGGGCTATGCCGCCTGGGGCGAGCCGGAGGGCGCCGGCAAGAACTCGCTGCGCCGCGCCGCACTGAACAACTGCGGCTGCGCCAGCTCCTGCAACGTCCACGGCCACGACCACGCCGGCGCCTGGTCGAGCAAATTGCCGGTCGCCGACCTCCGCAGCTTCTGGGGCGCGCTCGGCTGCGCCTGCTGGGCGGTGTGA
- a CDS encoding DoxX family protein, with the protein MAGNDAAPRTGALRWFALLLLCAAYVQGPLTKILDFPGALAEMTQFGLTPAPLFAIGVIVFELTATAMILTGRWRWLAALALAGFTLVATFIAIRFWEMPAGQGRMMATNSFFEHLGLIGGFILVALDDLGRRKGVAT; encoded by the coding sequence ATGGCCGGGAACGATGCCGCCCCGCGAACCGGCGCGCTGCGCTGGTTCGCGCTGCTCCTGCTCTGCGCCGCCTATGTCCAGGGGCCGCTGACCAAGATCCTCGATTTTCCGGGCGCGCTTGCCGAGATGACCCAATTCGGCCTGACCCCGGCGCCGCTCTTCGCGATCGGCGTCATCGTCTTCGAACTCACTGCTACCGCGATGATCTTGACCGGCCGCTGGCGCTGGCTCGCCGCGCTGGCGCTGGCCGGCTTCACGCTCGTCGCGACCTTCATCGCCATCCGCTTCTGGGAGATGCCCGCAGGCCAGGGGCGGATGATGGCGACGAACAGCTTCTTCGAGCACCTCGGCCTGATCGGCGGCTTCATCCTTGTCGCGCTGGACGATCTCGGGCGGCGCAAGGGCGTCGCGACATGA
- a CDS encoding Alginate_exp domain-containing protein, translating to MRRWRAVALAGACWLTLAGAAAAQADKPGDTPQTDPFDRLKDIPLTSDGAVTLSLGGQLRLRPEFSRHPVFGLAAPEHNNGLLLRSFLSADLRLGPYLRGFVQFASGQAPIWTGTPPGTQLDRLDLQQGYGELTLPAVAGSLMIRGGRQEMSFGSSRLVSVRDSPNIRRAFDGVRAAWIVAPDSRIDAFLVRPVVPLAGIFDDRSDPAQAFWGVYGTSAVPGIPALKADLYYLGINREKARFAQGTADEHRHTVGARLFGKLDSFDWNLEGAYQFGRFGSADIRAWMASAVFGYSFAELPLAPRIGLNADAFSGDHNLSDGTLGTFNPLYPRLPYFSEANLVGPANLMSLQPNLTLTLLPKVKLTLGWNPLWKQAEADAYYGPTIMPVARTAGGAGRYLGHQLSTTLEWSPAEHLTFGGTHVAYEPGERIRRAGGVSGSFTAGWATVSF from the coding sequence ATGAGGCGGTGGCGGGCGGTCGCTCTGGCCGGAGCATGCTGGCTCACACTGGCCGGCGCTGCCGCGGCGCAAGCCGACAAGCCCGGCGACACACCGCAGACAGACCCGTTCGACCGGCTCAAGGACATCCCGCTGACCTCGGATGGCGCCGTCACGCTCAGCCTGGGCGGGCAGTTGCGCCTGCGCCCAGAGTTCTCGCGCCATCCCGTCTTCGGGCTGGCGGCGCCCGAGCACAATAACGGCCTGCTGCTCCGCTCCTTCCTCTCCGCCGACCTGCGGCTCGGCCCTTACTTGCGCGGCTTCGTCCAGTTCGCCAGCGGCCAGGCACCGATCTGGACCGGAACGCCGCCGGGAACGCAGCTCGACCGGCTCGATCTGCAGCAGGGTTATGGCGAGCTCACTTTGCCGGCCGTGGCGGGCAGTCTGATGATCCGCGGCGGACGGCAGGAGATGAGCTTCGGCTCCTCGCGCCTGGTCTCGGTACGCGACAGCCCGAACATAAGGCGGGCCTTCGACGGCGTCCGAGCGGCCTGGATCGTGGCTCCGGACAGCCGCATCGACGCCTTCCTGGTGCGGCCGGTCGTGCCCCTGGCCGGCATCTTCGACGACAGATCCGATCCCGCCCAGGCCTTCTGGGGCGTCTACGGCACCAGCGCGGTGCCCGGCATTCCCGCGCTCAAGGCCGATCTCTACTATCTCGGCATCAACCGCGAGAAGGCGCGCTTCGCGCAGGGTACGGCGGACGAGCACCGCCACACCGTCGGCGCGCGGCTGTTCGGAAAGCTGGACAGCTTCGACTGGAATCTGGAGGGCGCCTACCAGTTCGGCCGCTTTGGAAGCGCGGACATCCGGGCCTGGATGGCGTCGGCCGTGTTCGGCTACAGCTTCGCGGAGCTGCCTCTCGCGCCACGGATCGGCCTCAACGCCGATGCCTTCAGCGGCGACCACAATCTGAGCGACGGCACGCTCGGCACCTTCAATCCGCTCTACCCGCGGTTGCCTTACTTTTCCGAGGCCAATCTCGTCGGCCCGGCCAACCTGATGAGCCTCCAGCCGAACCTCACCCTGACGCTGCTGCCCAAGGTCAAGCTGACGCTCGGCTGGAATCCGCTCTGGAAGCAAGCCGAGGCCGATGCCTATTACGGCCCGACGATCATGCCGGTCGCGCGCACGGCGGGCGGCGCCGGCCGCTATCTCGGCCACCAGCTCTCGACCACGCTGGAATGGAGCCCGGCCGAGCATCTGACCTTCGGGGGCACCCATGTCGCCTATGAGCCGGGCGAGCGCATCCGCAGGGCCGGCGGCGTCTCCGGTTCCTTCACCGCCGGCTGGGCGACCGTCTCGTTCTGA